One genomic window of Sphingomonas sp. C3-2 includes the following:
- a CDS encoding SDR family oxidoreductase, whose protein sequence is MPEFGRTDAELASLPLGLAADSLVGKVVLISGAGSGIGRGVAHWCARLGAKLILCGRRLEKIEVTAQALTAYGTEVMVEAMSIRDPAAVAALFDRAWAHFGAVDIVINNAGGQFPQAAIDISPKGWAAVVDTNLNGSWYMMQAAARKWRDAGLPGSIVNIVAVIWRGMPGVAHTCAARAGVIYASKTAAIEWAPHNIRVNCVAPGIISTEGMRVYPEEAVTEMPKSNLQQRFGRIEDVANAVCFLAADTGSFITGEVLTIDGGNQLWGDQWTIPRPDYFKVG, encoded by the coding sequence ATGCCGGAATTTGGCCGCACCGATGCGGAACTGGCCAGCCTGCCGCTGGGGCTGGCGGCGGACAGTCTGGTAGGAAAGGTTGTTCTCATTTCCGGCGCCGGAAGCGGGATCGGGCGCGGCGTCGCGCATTGGTGTGCGCGTCTGGGGGCAAAGCTCATCCTGTGTGGTCGTCGCCTGGAAAAGATCGAGGTGACCGCGCAGGCGCTGACGGCTTATGGCACCGAGGTCATGGTCGAGGCGATGTCGATCCGTGATCCGGCAGCGGTCGCCGCGCTTTTCGATCGGGCATGGGCGCATTTCGGGGCGGTCGACATCGTGATCAACAACGCGGGCGGTCAGTTTCCGCAGGCCGCGATCGATATCTCGCCAAAGGGATGGGCGGCGGTGGTCGACACCAATCTGAACGGCAGCTGGTATATGATGCAGGCCGCCGCGCGCAAATGGCGCGATGCTGGCCTGCCCGGATCGATCGTGAACATCGTTGCCGTCATATGGCGCGGTATGCCCGGGGTTGCGCACACCTGCGCCGCACGGGCAGGGGTGATCTACGCCTCGAAAACGGCCGCGATCGAATGGGCACCGCACAATATTCGCGTGAACTGCGTCGCGCCAGGGATCATCTCGACCGAGGGCATGCGCGTCTATCCCGAGGAAGCCGTGACCGAGATGCCCAAGTCCAATCTCCAGCAACGCTTCGGGCGGATTGAGGATGTGGCCAATGCGGTGTGCTTTCTGGCGGCCGATACCGGGAGCTTCATCACCGGAGAGGTGCTGACGATCGATGGCGGCAACCAGCTTTGGGGAGATCAGTGGACGATTCCACGCCCGGATTATTTCAAGGTAGGGTAA
- a CDS encoding MarR family transcriptional regulator: protein MTAEEEFDVAVLDEPGALIAACLYWLQAQSRQTAHPIYKHHGLSPQQASLLWQLAPGELLSMGDVADRMGCDIANITGIVDRLEKRGLIQRTIGQDRRVKLLSFTPEGLALRRELVGALHMPPEWLDGFSSEEQGQLAGLLSRAVRIAGVDPRNNLPRHPLGRAVSGER, encoded by the coding sequence GTGACCGCAGAAGAAGAATTTGATGTCGCTGTGCTCGACGAACCGGGAGCGCTCATCGCCGCCTGTCTCTATTGGCTCCAGGCGCAGAGCCGGCAGACCGCCCATCCGATCTACAAGCACCATGGCCTGTCACCCCAACAGGCATCCTTGTTGTGGCAACTAGCCCCCGGCGAGCTTCTCTCGATGGGCGATGTCGCCGATCGCATGGGGTGCGACATCGCCAATATCACCGGGATTGTCGACAGGCTTGAAAAGCGCGGATTGATCCAGCGCACCATCGGGCAGGATAGGCGGGTCAAGCTGTTGTCGTTCACGCCAGAAGGACTTGCGTTGCGGCGGGAGTTGGTCGGCGCGCTGCATATGCCGCCTGAGTGGCTGGACGGGTTTTCGAGCGAAGAGCAGGGGCAACTCGCGGGCTTGCTTTCGCGGGCAGTTCGTATCGCGGGTGTTGATCCCCGAAACAATCTGCCGCGCCATCCTTTGGGCAGGGCTGTCTCTGGAGAACGGTGA
- a CDS encoding TetR/AcrR family transcriptional regulator: MPVPPKPPLSRRELNKLRIRNTILNVAEKNFALYGIDEASLNEIADLSEISRSTLFKYFNGKAEIFEAIVERMNDVFFIQIAKKCDETDDPATRILAIFIEFVEGLERSSAPPRKFIGLSIREWNDPQQSRRMERFRLEFYRILNSGKLRGAPQIDYLVDIVVSIFIGLLHNWRTFDDYPLRQRLVEAAGEIAHMIDRHAVKI; the protein is encoded by the coding sequence TTGCCAGTACCCCCAAAACCACCGCTCTCTCGACGGGAACTGAACAAGTTGCGGATCCGCAACACCATTCTCAATGTCGCTGAAAAGAATTTCGCGCTTTATGGAATAGATGAGGCCTCATTGAATGAGATAGCGGATCTTTCCGAAATTTCTCGCTCAACGCTGTTCAAATATTTCAATGGCAAGGCGGAAATTTTTGAAGCGATCGTCGAACGGATGAATGACGTGTTCTTCATCCAGATCGCCAAAAAATGTGATGAAACTGACGATCCTGCCACCCGCATCCTCGCAATTTTCATCGAATTCGTCGAAGGGTTGGAGCGCTCATCGGCGCCGCCGCGAAAATTCATCGGCCTTTCCATTCGTGAATGGAATGACCCGCAACAATCGCGCCGAATGGAACGCTTTCGTCTCGAATTCTATAGAATCCTGAACAGCGGCAAGCTGCGTGGTGCCCCACAGATCGATTATCTGGTCGATATCGTCGTCAGCATTTTCATAGGCTTGCTCCATAATTGGCGCACATTCGACGATTACCCGCTGCGCCAGAGATTGGTGGAGGCAGCAGGCGAAATTGCGCACATGATCGATCGCCATGCCGTGAAAATTTGA
- a CDS encoding acetyl-CoA C-acetyltransferase gives MGEAYIIDAVRTPRGIGKPGKGALADMHPQHVAATVLKALAERNNLETCDVDDVIWSVSTQRGKQGADLARMAALDAGFDVRASGVTIDRFCGGGITSVNLAAAQIRSGMEDVIIAGGSEMMSLLASMMAEDIAAGVMPLGMNSGNDRLQAAHPQAHQGVCADAVAAMEGIGRTDLDAWALESQHRAARAIENGYFDKGLVPVYRADGSLALDREQYPRPETTAQDLAALKPSFAAMADMPLDAKATTFRQMINAKYPDLQIVPVHHAGNSSGVVDGAAGLLLASADYVKRSGLKPRAKVLAAANIGDCPTLMLNAPVPAARKVLIKAGLTIADIDLWEINEAFAVVVEKFILDLGLDRDKVNVNGGAIALGHPIGATGAMLIGTMLDELERRDLRRGLVTMCAAGGMAPAIIIERI, from the coding sequence ATGGGTGAAGCCTATATTATCGATGCGGTGCGAACCCCGCGCGGGATCGGCAAACCGGGCAAGGGCGCACTTGCGGACATGCACCCGCAACATGTGGCTGCAACCGTTCTCAAGGCGCTTGCCGAACGCAACAATCTCGAGACCTGCGATGTCGATGATGTGATCTGGAGCGTCAGCACGCAGCGTGGAAAGCAAGGGGCTGATCTCGCCCGTATGGCCGCTCTTGATGCGGGGTTCGACGTCCGCGCAAGCGGCGTGACCATCGATCGCTTCTGTGGTGGCGGGATCACCAGCGTCAATCTGGCCGCGGCCCAGATCCGGTCGGGAATGGAGGATGTGATCATCGCGGGGGGCAGCGAGATGATGTCGCTTCTTGCGTCGATGATGGCAGAGGATATTGCAGCGGGTGTCATGCCCTTGGGCATGAACTCGGGCAATGATCGTTTGCAGGCCGCGCACCCGCAAGCACATCAAGGTGTTTGTGCTGATGCTGTTGCGGCAATGGAGGGTATCGGAAGGACTGATCTGGACGCCTGGGCCCTTGAAAGTCAGCATCGCGCCGCCCGCGCAATTGAAAATGGGTATTTCGACAAGGGCTTGGTTCCGGTTTACCGCGCGGATGGCAGTCTGGCGCTCGACCGGGAACAATATCCCCGTCCGGAAACCACAGCGCAGGATCTGGCCGCGCTAAAGCCCTCATTCGCGGCCATGGCGGACATGCCGCTAGACGCCAAGGCGACAACATTTCGCCAGATGATCAATGCGAAATATCCCGATCTTCAGATCGTGCCTGTCCACCATGCCGGCAATTCCAGCGGTGTGGTCGATGGCGCGGCAGGGCTTCTCCTCGCCTCTGCAGACTATGTAAAACGCAGTGGCCTCAAGCCGCGCGCAAAAGTGCTCGCAGCGGCCAATATCGGCGATTGTCCGACATTGATGCTGAACGCGCCCGTGCCCGCCGCCCGAAAAGTTCTGATCAAGGCGGGCCTTACGATCGCAGATATCGATCTGTGGGAGATCAACGAGGCCTTTGCGGTCGTGGTTGAGAAGTTCATCCTCGATCTTGGGCTGGACCGGGACAAGGTCAACGTGAATGGCGGAGCGATCGCGCTGGGCCATCCCATCGGGGCGACCGGCGCGATGCTTATCGGCACCATGCTGGACGAGCTTGAGCGACGCGACCTCAGGCGTGGCCTCGTCACCATGTGCGCAGCCGGCGGCATGGCGCCCGCAATCATCATCGAACGCATTTGA